Proteins from a genomic interval of Spea bombifrons isolate aSpeBom1 chromosome 4, aSpeBom1.2.pri, whole genome shotgun sequence:
- the FRS2 gene encoding fibroblast growth factor receptor substrate 2 — MGSCCSCPDKEAFQDNQPNRFKVINVDDDGNELGSGIMELTENELVLYTRKRDSVKWPYLCLRRYGYDSNLFSFESGRRCQTGQGIFAFKCARAEELFNMLQEIMQNNSISVVEEPVVERTAQTELDVPRTPRTPTTPGFSGPGLPNGYPRYPSFGDAPSHPSSRHPSVGSTRLPSVGEESTHPLLVPEDHVHTYVNTTGVQEDQKSRPSVPAPLELRPLSTEGNRTRSEQPPIPDREPQVFLEPEAVKFVLGPTPVQKQLMEKKKLEKLDEHQAAGNGGSSCPNSTEWDTGYDSDERKDTPSGNKMVYENVNGISLPSSGSRRGRAVPSIATDIQNMNNSAQRRTALINYENLPSLPPVWEARKPIREEDDTPGLKTPSLNGFHNNLDPMHNYVNTENVTVPLSAHKVEYTRRRDCTPTVFNFNFDVRRPSLEHRQLNYIQVDLEGASDSDNPQTPKTPTTPLPQTPTRRTELYAVIDIERTAAMSNLQKALPRDDGTSRKTRHNSTDLPM, encoded by the exons ATGGGTAGCTGTTGTAGCTGTCCAGACAAAGAAGCTTTTCAAGATAACCAACCAAACAGGTTCAAG GTTATTAATGTGGATGATGATGGTAATGAACTGGGGTCTGGCATAATGGAGCTTACAGAAAATGAACTGGTATTGTACACGCGCAAGAGAGACTCTGTGAAATGGCCCTACCTTTGCCTTCGCCGCTATGGATATGACTCAAatcttttttcatttgaaaGTGGCCGGAGGTGCCAGACCGGGCAAG gaatttttgcttttaaatgtgCCCGTGCAGAAGAGCTGTTTAATATGTTGCAAGAGATAATGCAGAATAATAGCATCAGTGTAGTGGAGGAGCCCGTGGTTGAGAGGACCGCCCAGACAGAGCTTGATGTCCCAAGAACCCCTCGAACACCCACCA cTCCTGGTTTTAGTGGTCCTGGGTTACCCAACGGATACCCTCGCTATCCATCTTTTGGGGATGCACCTTCACACCCTTCCAGCAGACATCCTTCAGTAGGAAGTACTCGCCTTCCTTCAGTAGGAGAAGAGTCTACACATCCGTTGCTTGTACCAGAAGACCAT GTGCATACATATGTCAACACGACTGGGGTACAGGAGGATCAAAAATCCAGACCAAGCGTTCCAGCACCTCTAGAGCTACGTCCTCTCAGTACTGAAGGAAACAGGACCCGGagtgaacagcctcccattcCTGATAGAGAACCACAGGTTTTTCTAGAGCCTGAAGCAGTAAAATTTGTTTTAGGACCAACTCCTGTACAAAAACAATTAATGGAGAAAAAGAAACTGGAGAAACTTGATGAACACCAAGCTGCTGGAAATGGTGGTAGCAGCTGCCCAAACAGCACAGAGTGGGACACTGGTTATGACAGTGATGAGCGCAAAGATACGCCTTCTGGCAATAAAATGGtctatgaaaatgtaaatggaaTATCCCTCCCTTCTTCTGGGTCCAGAAGGGGGCGAGCAGTACCGTCCATTGCCACAGACATccaaaatatgaataattcTGCACAGAGAAGAACTGCATTAATAAACTATGAAAATTTGCCATCTCTTCCTCCGGTTTGGGAAGCCCGGAAACCCATCAGGGAGGAAGATGACACACCAGGACTGAAGACCCCGTCCTTGAACGGTTTTCACAATAACTTAGATCCCATGCATAACTACGTGAACACGGAAAATGTAACCGTTCCGTTAAGTGCTCACAAAGTAGAATATACCAGACGTCGGGATTGCACACCAACAGTCTTTAACTTCAACTTTGATGTAAGGCGCCCGAGCTTAGAACATCGACAGCTTAATTACATACAGGTTGATTTGGAAGGTGCCAGTGACTCAGATAACCCCCAGACTCCGAAAACCCCTACCACTCCACTTCCACAAACCCCTACTAGGCGCACCGAGCTCTATGCTGTGATAGACATTGAAAGGACTGCTGCTATGTCCAATCTGCAGAAAGCACTGCCACGAGACGATGGTACTTCTAGAAAGACTAGGCACAACAGTACTGACCTACCTATGTGA